One Thermococcus eurythermalis DNA segment encodes these proteins:
- a CDS encoding nickel-dependent hydrogenase large subunit, with the protein MSALGEVTLDKVCRIAGEAKLILYEEDGIVQDALFIATAPVRGFEKMVIGKNPLFAVEAVMRICGLCHASHGIAASEAIEHAIGVTPPRNGRLMREALGLINRAQSHALLFLMVAGDLIKEEKRNEVLFKLMDFHAKISDYLLKLGGAATHPPNLTIGGMLSVPKWSVFNNLKARFNDLVTSWERIEELLVDEDIQTEIAEELREAKRPFKYLTSGFFYGDRYNIEWEKVSSVPYYELRKEEAAKESTTLVSFYDGEKVETGPRARMVTYREFKDESLYGLHLARIEDTRLAIQRLGEILDEIRMEEPFRAGDITFRPGKGVGVYEAPRGTLIHYVELGEEGRVLKSRIVVPTMFNIPVMEEMAKGLSVKAAEAVMRLYDPCIPCTTHVVRMR; encoded by the coding sequence GTGAGCGCTTTGGGCGAAGTAACCCTCGACAAGGTGTGCAGGATTGCAGGTGAGGCCAAGCTCATCCTGTACGAGGAAGACGGAATCGTTCAGGACGCCCTCTTCATAGCGACTGCCCCTGTGAGGGGCTTCGAGAAGATGGTGATCGGAAAGAACCCCCTCTTCGCAGTCGAAGCGGTCATGAGGATATGCGGCCTCTGCCACGCCTCCCACGGCATAGCGGCTAGTGAGGCCATAGAGCACGCCATAGGCGTTACTCCCCCGAGGAATGGAAGGCTCATGCGGGAAGCCCTCGGCCTGATAAACAGGGCCCAGAGCCATGCACTGCTCTTCCTGATGGTCGCGGGCGACTTGATTAAGGAAGAGAAGAGGAACGAAGTGCTCTTCAAACTCATGGACTTCCACGCGAAGATTAGCGACTACCTGCTAAAGCTCGGTGGCGCTGCGACACACCCACCGAACCTGACGATAGGCGGCATGCTCTCAGTTCCGAAGTGGAGCGTTTTCAACAACCTGAAGGCAAGGTTCAACGACCTCGTGACAAGCTGGGAGAGAATCGAAGAACTTTTGGTTGACGAGGACATTCAGACGGAAATTGCAGAGGAGCTCAGAGAGGCCAAAAGGCCGTTCAAGTACCTTACAAGCGGCTTTTTCTACGGGGACAGGTACAACATCGAGTGGGAAAAGGTCTCAAGTGTTCCGTACTATGAGTTGCGGAAGGAGGAAGCAGCAAAGGAATCAACGACGCTCGTTTCATTCTACGACGGCGAGAAAGTTGAGACGGGGCCGAGGGCGAGGATGGTCACCTACCGTGAGTTCAAGGACGAGTCCCTCTACGGCCTGCACCTCGCGAGAATCGAGGACACGAGACTGGCCATCCAGAGGCTCGGCGAAATCCTTGACGAGATAAGAATGGAGGAGCCCTTCAGGGCTGGTGACATAACGTTCAGGCCGGGGAAGGGCGTTGGAGTTTACGAAGCTCCAAGAGGGACGCTCATCCACTACGTCGAGCTCGGGGAGGAGGGAAGGGTTCTGAAGTCAAGGATAGTCGTCCCGACGATGTTCAACATCCCCGTTATGGAGGAGATGGCGAAGGGTCTGAGCGTTAAAGCCGCTGAGGCAGTTATGAGGCTCTACGACCCGTGCATACCCTGCACAACCCACGTCGTGAGGATGAGGTGA
- a CDS encoding DUF4040 domain-containing protein codes for MNALTLDMIIQAIVLIGVLITAYLTVRFRDLLAAALSSTAMSLLLSLEFYMLHAPDVAIAEAAVGAGVVTAIVVYGIAKTERWEREGP; via the coding sequence ATGAACGCCCTGACCCTTGACATGATAATTCAGGCAATCGTCCTCATAGGAGTCCTAATCACCGCTTACCTCACGGTTAGGTTTAGAGACCTGCTCGCGGCAGCTCTGTCTTCCACAGCCATGAGCCTCCTCCTCAGCCTGGAGTTCTACATGCTCCACGCGCCGGACGTTGCGATAGCAGAGGCGGCGGTTGGTGCGGGCGTTGTTACTGCCATAGTCGTGTATGGAATTGCTAAGACTGAGAGATGGGAGCGTGAGGGACCATGA
- the mbhE gene encoding hydrogen gas-evolving membrane-bound hydrogenase subunit E, whose translation MKRTIAFLSLLFVLGALLYIANPDYGLKFGLGSEDWKNLRYTDDYYIEHGVDEVGGTNIVTDIVFDYRGYDTLGEATVLFTAIAGAVALARPWRGDEQ comes from the coding sequence ATGAAGAGAACAATCGCTTTCCTCTCGTTGCTGTTCGTCCTTGGGGCGCTCCTTTACATAGCCAACCCCGATTACGGCCTCAAGTTCGGCCTCGGCAGCGAGGACTGGAAGAACCTCCGCTACACCGACGACTACTACATCGAACACGGTGTGGATGAAGTCGGAGGTACCAACATCGTTACCGACATAGTCTTCGACTACCGTGGCTACGATACCCTCGGAGAGGCCACCGTCCTGTTCACGGCCATTGCCGGTGCGGTGGCCCTTGCGAGGCCCTGGAGGGGGGACGAGCAATGA
- a CDS encoding cation:proton antiporter: protein MIEPVFFYSALIISFAAFLAILRVLLGPSVPDRVVGVDTLNTLVVAGMVLLGAAYDRTIYIDIAIVYALLSYIGTLIIARYLQGGLK, encoded by the coding sequence ATGATTGAGCCCGTGTTCTTCTACTCGGCACTGATAATCTCGTTTGCAGCGTTCTTAGCTATACTCAGGGTTCTCCTCGGTCCCAGTGTTCCGGACAGGGTCGTCGGAGTTGACACCCTCAACACTCTCGTCGTCGCGGGAATGGTTCTCCTGGGAGCCGCATACGACAGGACGATTTACATCGACATTGCAATAGTTTATGCGCTCCTCAGCTACATCGGGACGCTCATAATCGCGAGGTACCTCCAGGGGGGATTGAAATGA
- a CDS encoding NADH-quinone oxidoreductase subunit B family protein, whose protein sequence is MSMEKLKVLHVDFGGCEGCNVSIIRAYPKLMNEVELDISYLRDGPCKYDEYDVALITGGACMNEPRVLEELKEIREKARVVVAFGSCAALGGILRFCRGGQEPRPDHRNFQPINSVITVDYSIPGCPPTPQMLQSFFKFFMAGNEARLKLFKVTAGLKKLSGFDLIDDIVLTGLCIGCGACELSCPTGAIKLVDKRPTLIQERCIRCGTCYIRCPRASQLMCLGGEKT, encoded by the coding sequence ATGAGTATGGAGAAGCTCAAAGTTCTTCACGTGGACTTCGGCGGGTGTGAGGGGTGCAACGTCAGCATAATCAGGGCGTATCCAAAGCTGATGAACGAGGTAGAGCTCGACATATCCTACCTCCGCGACGGTCCATGCAAGTACGATGAGTACGACGTCGCTTTGATAACCGGTGGGGCCTGCATGAACGAGCCGAGGGTTCTCGAGGAGCTGAAGGAAATAAGGGAGAAGGCCAGGGTCGTTGTCGCCTTCGGCTCGTGCGCGGCACTCGGCGGAATATTGCGCTTCTGCCGCGGAGGCCAGGAGCCGAGGCCCGACCACAGGAACTTCCAGCCGATAAACAGCGTAATAACAGTTGACTACTCCATCCCAGGCTGTCCCCCAACACCGCAGATGCTCCAGTCGTTCTTCAAGTTCTTCATGGCTGGGAACGAAGCTAGGCTCAAGCTGTTCAAGGTAACCGCCGGCCTGAAGAAGCTGAGCGGGTTTGACCTCATCGACGACATAGTCCTGACGGGCCTCTGCATAGGCTGTGGCGCCTGCGAGCTTTCGTGTCCAACCGGCGCGATAAAGCTTGTGGATAAAAGACCGACCTTAATCCAGGAGAGGTGTATCCGTTGTGGAACCTGTTACATCCGCTGTCCGCGTGCGTCCCAGTTAATGTGCCTCGGGGGTGAAAAAACATGA
- a CDS encoding Na(+)/H(+) antiporter subunit B has protein sequence MRPKCGGDMGLIVKTSARAIIPLIGIFGAYVVSHGHLTPGGGFQGGATIAGAGVLFLVAFGLSEMRKHYNKHLYSALEGLGGLVFLGAAMLGIGTAFFYNTLWHNGPILNGKPGTLLSAGFLPIMNLAVGLKVFTGLVSALVAIAMYRRWKS, from the coding sequence ATGAGGCCGAAGTGCGGTGGCGATATGGGGCTTATCGTTAAAACCTCGGCGAGGGCCATAATCCCGCTCATCGGAATATTCGGCGCCTACGTGGTCTCCCACGGTCACCTCACCCCCGGCGGTGGATTCCAGGGAGGAGCCACCATAGCGGGGGCCGGAGTGCTCTTCCTCGTCGCATTCGGCCTCAGCGAGATGAGGAAGCACTACAACAAGCACCTCTATTCAGCGCTTGAGGGACTCGGCGGTCTAGTCTTCCTCGGCGCGGCGATGCTTGGCATAGGCACGGCGTTCTTCTACAACACACTATGGCACAACGGGCCTATACTCAACGGAAAGCCCGGGACGCTTCTCTCAGCTGGATTTCTACCCATAATGAACCTCGCCGTTGGCCTTAAGGTCTTCACGGGTCTCGTGAGCGCTCTAGTTGCCATAGCCATGTACAGGAGGTGGAAGTCATGA
- the mnhG gene encoding monovalent cation/H(+) antiporter subunit G, which yields MSWVNYLIYAFLAVNITFNLLGSIALHRFPDVYTRLHGATKCTTFGTIFAVFAVAAHALYQLHVTGDAKYLQMTLHSFVALIALLLTNPVGAHAIAKAAHLSGYKPAKAVVDAYEEKLGGGKE from the coding sequence ATGAGCTGGGTTAACTACCTGATTTACGCCTTCCTCGCGGTAAACATCACCTTCAACCTCCTCGGGAGCATAGCCCTCCACCGCTTCCCGGACGTTTACACGAGGCTTCATGGAGCAACCAAGTGCACGACCTTCGGAACGATATTCGCCGTCTTCGCGGTTGCGGCCCACGCCCTCTACCAGCTCCACGTCACCGGCGACGCGAAGTACCTCCAGATGACCCTTCACAGCTTCGTAGCTTTGATAGCGCTCCTCCTCACGAACCCGGTCGGAGCGCACGCCATAGCAAAGGCCGCCCACCTGAGCGGTTATAAGCCCGCCAAGGCTGTCGTTGACGCCTACGAGGAGAAGCTCGGGGGTGGAAAGGAATGA
- a CDS encoding Coenzyme F420 hydrogenase/dehydrogenase, beta subunit C-terminal domain: MMPVSESLLGQFYGVYLARAKDEEILKRKVASGGAVTALLCYALDKELVDGVVTSKRVKGFEGRAIVARNKDELLDAAGNSWSIVPFAARIKAKIEEEDLKEVAVVCLPCQAQFFGQMRDFPILETDFGNRIKYIISLFCMGTFAFEAFLNYLRVKYGVRAEEIEDIRLSRESLEIHRETGVLEIPLKEAYSYLQTGCLVCTDYTGLWSDISAGFVESEPGWTVLITRNARGEELVRRAEKEGYIELRDGSYVLGDVLKRAREKVARAQRNMAHLF; encoded by the coding sequence ATGATGCCCGTTAGTGAAAGCCTTCTCGGGCAGTTTTATGGGGTTTACCTCGCCCGGGCGAAGGACGAGGAAATACTCAAGAGGAAGGTCGCGAGCGGTGGAGCGGTAACGGCGCTCCTCTGCTACGCCCTCGACAAGGAGCTCGTTGATGGAGTTGTGACTTCAAAGAGGGTGAAGGGGTTCGAGGGCAGGGCTATTGTCGCCCGCAACAAGGACGAACTGCTCGATGCAGCAGGAAACAGCTGGAGCATTGTCCCATTTGCGGCAAGGATAAAGGCTAAGATTGAAGAGGAGGACCTCAAAGAAGTCGCGGTAGTCTGCCTCCCCTGCCAGGCGCAGTTCTTCGGACAGATGAGGGACTTCCCGATACTCGAGACGGACTTCGGCAACAGGATTAAGTACATAATCAGCCTGTTCTGCATGGGCACGTTTGCATTCGAAGCCTTCCTGAACTACCTGCGCGTCAAGTATGGGGTTAGAGCTGAGGAGATAGAGGACATAAGGCTCTCAAGAGAATCCCTCGAAATCCACAGGGAAACGGGGGTTCTCGAGATACCGCTCAAGGAAGCATACTCCTACCTCCAGACTGGCTGTCTGGTGTGCACCGATTACACGGGGCTGTGGAGCGACATCTCGGCTGGGTTCGTCGAAAGCGAGCCGGGCTGGACTGTTCTGATAACGAGGAATGCCCGCGGAGAGGAGCTCGTCAGGAGGGCAGAAAAGGAGGGATACATAGAACTTCGCGACGGTTCTTACGTCCTTGGAGACGTTCTAAAGAGGGCAAGGGAGAAGGTCGCCAGGGCTCAGAGAAACATGGCACATCTGTTCTGA
- a CDS encoding monovalent cation/H+ antiporter subunit E — protein sequence MPFIAAFVFAYILWLILTAGSKGLLWSTQELIAGLIFAGIIGYTTKDIIGEKSTRFLNPIRWLEWIAYIPVLFWGMVKANFHVAWLVITGKIRPGIVRVPVDLEEDAQYTILGNSITLTPGTLTIDACPKEKALYVHWIDIPEGMERPESSEPVAGPFEKWARRLGK from the coding sequence TTGCCCTTCATAGCCGCGTTCGTCTTTGCCTATATACTCTGGCTCATCTTAACGGCCGGGAGCAAAGGACTTCTCTGGAGCACGCAGGAACTCATAGCGGGCCTGATATTCGCAGGGATAATAGGATACACAACCAAAGACATCATCGGAGAAAAATCAACCCGCTTCCTCAACCCGATCAGATGGCTCGAGTGGATAGCCTACATCCCGGTCCTGTTCTGGGGAATGGTCAAGGCAAACTTCCACGTTGCGTGGCTCGTCATAACGGGGAAGATAAGGCCCGGAATCGTCAGGGTTCCCGTTGACCTCGAAGAGGACGCCCAGTACACGATACTCGGCAACTCGATAACTCTCACGCCCGGAACGCTAACCATAGATGCCTGTCCCAAGGAAAAGGCCCTATACGTCCACTGGATTGACATACCGGAGGGAATGGAGAGGCCCGAGAGCTCGGAACCCGTCGCGGGACCCTTTGAGAAGTGGGCCAGGAGGTTGGGAAAATGA
- a CDS encoding NADH-quinone oxidoreductase subunit K, which yields MIQFQFITAFLLIALGIYAFLYKRNLIKLVLALDIIDSGIHLLLVSLGYRMELNEVPTAPIYTGYETLKSAMVGPLPQALVLTSIVIGVCVLALAMALTINAYRHYGTLNVRALRRLRG from the coding sequence ATGATCCAGTTTCAGTTCATAACGGCCTTCCTGCTCATAGCCCTCGGAATATACGCCTTCCTCTACAAGAGGAACCTCATCAAGCTGGTTCTTGCCCTCGACATCATAGACTCCGGCATCCACCTGCTCCTTGTGAGCCTTGGATACCGCATGGAGCTGAACGAAGTCCCAACAGCGCCAATTTACACTGGCTACGAGACGCTCAAGAGCGCCATGGTCGGCCCGCTCCCGCAGGCCCTCGTGCTCACAAGCATAGTCATCGGCGTCTGTGTCCTTGCCCTCGCGATGGCCCTCACGATAAACGCCTACCGCCACTACGGAACCCTTAACGTGAGAGCCCTCAGGAGGTTGAGGGGATGA